A genomic window from Peromyscus maniculatus bairdii isolate BWxNUB_F1_BW_parent chromosome 1, HU_Pman_BW_mat_3.1, whole genome shotgun sequence includes:
- the LOC102927064 gene encoding cell adhesion molecule CEACAM15-like, which translates to MESPSLHLCKGLLLTASLLTCWNAPTTAELTIELVPPMVAEGGNSVLFVHKMPLNVQAFYWYKQKDPTKSYEVARYLTPDNTTSKMPQQSGRKTVFYSGSLLIRNVTQADSGFYTLLTFNTEMESELTHVYLEVHKPVAQPVLQADDTTVKEGGSLTLTCFSEDPGLSIRWLFNHQSLYFNGRMTLSQKNSRLSLDPVRREDVGEYQCEVSNGYSSKTSLPIQMSVTSE; encoded by the exons atggagtcCCCTTCTCTACATCTCTGCAAAGGGCTCCTGCTCACAG cctccctcttgaCCTGCTGGAATGCACCCACTACAGCCGAGCTCACTATTGAATTAGTGCCTCCCATGGTGGCTGAGGGTGGAAACTCCGTTCTCTTTGTGCACAAAATGCCGTTGAACGTCCAGGCGTTTTACTGGTACAAACAGAAAGACCCGACGAAGAGCTATGAAGTCGCCCGGTACTTAACACCCGACAACACAACTTCGAAGATGCCTCAACAGAGCGGCAGGAAAACGGTGTTCTACAGTGGATCCCTGCTGATCAGAAACGTCACCCAGGCTGACAGCGGATTCTACACCTTACTCACATTTAACACGGAAATGGAAAGTGAACTAACACACGTGTATCTGGAAGTCCACA AGCCTGTGGCACAGCCCGTCCTCCAAGCAGACGACACCACAGTAAAAGAAGGTGGTTCTCTGACCCTCACCTGCTTCTCAGAAGACCCTGGACTCTCCATCCGCTGGCTCTTCAATCACCAGAGCCTGTATTTCAATGGCAGGATGACGCTGTCCCAGAAAAACAGCCGACTCAGCCTAGATCCGGTCAGGAGGGAGGATGTTGGAGAGTATCAGTGTGAGGTCTCCAATGGGTACAGCTCGAAGACGAGTCTCCCAATCCAAATGTCTGTGACCAGTGAGtga